The window GTGCGCGCATCGGCAAGGGCGTGTCCCTTGGTCAGAACGTCTTCGTCGGCAACAAGGTCATGATCGGCGACAACTGCAAGGTGCAGAACAACGTCTCCGTCTACGACAACGTAACCCTCGAAGATGGCGTGTTCTGTGGGCCAAGTATGGTCTTCACCAACGTCTACAACCCGCGCTCGCTGATCGAGCGCAAGGACCAGTACCGCGACACCCTAGTGAAGAAAGGCGCCACCCTGGGCGCCAACTGCACCATCGTCTGCGGCGTGACCATTGGCGAATACGCCTTCGTCGGCGCCGGTGCGGTAGTGAACAAGGACGTGCCGGCCCACGCCCTGATGGTCGGCGTACCGGCACGACAGATTGGCTGGATGAGCGAGTTTGGTGAGCAATTGGAGCTTCCGCGGCAAGGACAGGGCGAAGTCACCTGCCAGCACACCGGCGCACGCTATGTACTGAGCGGCAACACCCTGAGCAAAGTGGAGGCGTAATAAATGATCGAATTCATCGACTTGCAAACACAGCAAGCCCGCATCAAGGACAAGATCGACGCCGGCATCCAGCGCGTCCTCGCCCATGGCCAGTACATTCTCGGCCCGGAAGTCGCGGAGCTGGAAGAGAGGCTCGCGGCCTTCGTCGGCGCCAAATACTGCATCACCTGCGCCAACGGCACCGATGCCCTGCAAATCGCACAAATGGCCTTGGGCATTGGCCCGGGCGATGAAGTCATCACCCCTGGCTTTACCTACATCGCCACCGCCGAAACCGTGGCCCTGCTGGGTGCCAAGCCGGTGTATGTGGATATCGACCCGCGCACCTACAACCTCGACCCGCAACTGCTGGAAGCCGCCATCACCCCGCGTACCAAGGCGATCATTCCGGTATCGCTATACGGCCAGTGTGCGGATTTCGACGCCATCAACGTCATTGCCGCTAGGCATGGCATTCCGGTAATTGAGGATGCGGCGCAGAGCTTCGGTGCCACCTACAAGGGCAAGCGCTCCTGCAACCTGACCACCATCGCCTGCACCAGCTTCTTCCCTAGCAAGCCCTTGGGCTGCTATGGCGACGGCGGTGCAATGTTTACCAATGACGATGAGCTGGCCGTAGTCCTTCGCCAGATCGCCCGCCACGGTCAGGATCGTCGCTACCACCACATCCGCGTCGGCGTGAACAGCCGCCTGGACACCCTGCAAGCCGCCATCCTGTTGCCCAAGCTGGAAATCTTCGAAGAGGAAATCGCACTGCGCCAACAAGTAGCCGCTCGCTACAACGAACTCCTCGCCACTTGTGAGAGCGGCGGCCCCGCCGCGAATGCCCTTTCTCCGATCATCGCCACACCCTGGGTCGAGCCCCACAACACCAGCGTTTACGCCCAATACACCCTTCGCGTCACCGACCGCGCAGCGGTGCAGGCGAAACTGAAGGAAGCCGGAATCCCTACTGCCGTTCACTACCCAATCCCGCTGAACAAGCAACCGGCGGTGGCGGACAGTGCGGCCCGGCTGCCGGTGGGCGATGACGTGGCGGAGCAGGTAGTGAGTTTGCCGATGCATCCGTATATGACTGCCGACATCATCAATAATGTTACCGATGCAGTAGCTGACCAAAAATAAATAACCATTCCAAACTCCTGTCGAATAGCCGCCTCATGTCGCTTAAAGCGAAATTCCAGCAAACAACACAGAATGGATTCATTCGCTCGGTCAGCGTACTGGTGAGCGGCACAGCATTTGCGCAAGCGCTAATGGTGCTTGTCCTGCCAATCCTGACCCGCTTGTATACTCCCGAAGATTTCAGCGTATTGGCGGTTTATGCTGCGCTACTTGGAATAATTTCTGTAGCGGCATGTCTGCGACTTGATGTGGCCATACCCATGCCACAAAAAGATGAAGATGCAGCAAATCTTTTTGCATTGGCTCTGTCTTTCACGATCATCACGGCAAGCATTACCACTTTGGTGGTGCTGTTTTTATCCACTGAGTTCATGGTTGAAGTTGGTCTTGAAGCTCTGCTGCCTTACATATGGATGCTCCCGGCAGGCATTCTTTTCGCCGGCTCTTATAGCTCACTCCAGTTTTGGGCTACCCGAAAGAAGGCTTTTCCGTTTGTTGCCAAAACTCGCATGACTCAGGCTACCGCCGCAGCAACGTCACAGGTGGGCCTTGGCTGGTTTGGGCTAACACCATTCGGCCTACTATTTGGCCAGATGCTCAGTAGCGGCAGTGGTGTATTGGGCCTTGGAAAACGCATGTGGATGGAAGACCGTAGCGTTTTAAGGGCCATCTCGATAGCAGAAATGCGGCACCTGCTCCATGAATACCGGCGTTTCCCGCAATACTCGACCTTCGAGTCCTTAGCGAACAGCGCAGCCATCCAGCTCCCTGTGATCATTATTGCCTCCCTGGCCATCGGCCCAGAGGCAGGCTTCTTGATGCTGGCCATGCGCGTGATGCAAGCCCCAATGGGACTAATTGGTGGAGCGATTGCACAGGTCTACCTTTCGCGTGCACCCGAAGAGTTCCGCAAAGGCAATCTTGGCCCTTTCACAGCGACCATATTCGGCGGACTGCTGAAAACCGGTGTTGGCCCTCTTGTTTTTGCCGGCATCGTAGCACCAGATGTATTCGCACTTATTTTTGGTGAGGAGTGGCGCCGTGCTGGTGTCTTGGTCATGTGGATGACTCCGTGGTTCATTATGCAGTTTCTGTCGTCGCCTATTTCAATGGCGCTACATGTAACCAACAACCAGCGCACAGCGCTGTATTTGCAAGCATTCGGGCTTGCTCTTCGGGTAGGATTTGTTTTTGCAGCAGCTGAGTTTTCGCGATCAAATATTTCCGAAGTATATGCAGTGTCAGGCTTGATTTTTTATTGTGCATATATTGTTTTTATTATTCGCTCAATTAAATGCAGTTTGAGTGATTGTTTAAAAGAATCGAAATCCGGTATTCCTTATGTCTTGGCTTGGGTTGCTTTTGGTTTACTCGCCTCATTTATTTTTGAAGTTATAAACTTTCCATGAGAAAGGCTTTGCCATGGCAAGTGTTGTGCTCAAACGGACGAATGCAAAAGCGCGCTGCTGGTGCCTTGGGTACGCCTCAATAGTCACGCAGCCCTGCATCCAGCTGATCTAGTCAACACCTTCGACTGGATCATGGATGTCTCCAAGCGGCACGGACTGGTCAGTGCTTCATCTGTGGCCGCACCGCCCCGAGCAAGGATGCCGACTATGAGCCAATCCACGAACTGATGCGCCGCATTCATGCGTTTGGTCATGGAATTGGCCTGCATCCGCCCGCTGATCGCTAGGGAATGCACCGTCATGGCCCCGCGTTACATGGGGCTCGGTACTGGAGATGCCGCATGGAACAAGTGCGTGAACTGAAAGACGCCTGCAAAGCGGTCAACGGCCGCTTTACCTTGCTTTGGCATAACTCACAGGTTGATAGCCGCGCCCTCCAAATTGTGGTCTATCGGCTCTTCAACTCCTCCTTTTTGATGCCAGAAGTTAAATAGCTCTGCCGTAAAGCCAATCATCTAAGCGCCCAGATCAATCAAACTAATCTTGCCACCGCCCCAACCAATAGTGATTTCAAGATGAGCAACACTGCACTATTCATTAACTACTGTGGTATTCCAGGTGGCGCCGAGCGGCGCTTTGCTAGAACATTTCTAGCAATTCAAGGAAAAAATAAAAACGTATTTTTAATAATAAACAAACATGGGAGAGAAGCTCTTGAAAAAAAAGGGATAACCCTTGGTAAAAAGAATATATTACAAACCGATTCCACTAAAGAAAAAAAAGAAAAAATCCTAGATAAGATTCTAACTCTTGCCAGCACTTGGCTAATCATAAAGAAAAACAAAATTCACCATGTGCATTACCCTGTCGACCCATCAATATACACATTTGCTCACTCTTTTCTCGTCAGAATACTAAACGTTTCCTACTCGCTTTCCATAGTGGACTCAAGTAGGGTTTCAAAAAACGACCTGAGCTTTTTACAAAAAATAATATGGAAAAGAAGCATAAAGAAAGCCTCAAGGCTTGACATTCTTTCAGATGGAATACATGCCAATATAACCAAGATCTTCGGAAAACTACCGTCTTGGGAGATTTCCCCTTGCTCATTCACTGACTACTCCAAATCACACAAAGGATCCACTAGAAGAGATTTCAATTTCGTAATGATGAGCCGATTCACTCAAGGGAAAGGCTATGAATTACTTTTTGACGCACTAGAATACATAAAAAAAAATCGGCCGCTGGATATAAATAAAATAGGCAAAATTGGTCTATTTGGAGATGGCCCACTGAACACGTACATCGCCAAAAGAGTACAAGACAACAAGGAGTTCAAAATACAAATAAGTTATACTGACAATCCATTTGAAGTTTTCTCAAAGTCTAACTTCTTTCTATCCTTGCAAAAGAGCGAAAACTATCCTTCACAATCAATATTGGAAGCAATGTCTTGCGGCGCAATAGTTATAGCCACTGACGTTGGCGAAACTTACAAAATTGTCCCAGACGGCATAGGCTACAGGGTCAACCCAACCCCTAAGAGCCTTGCCCTTACCATGATTGATTTTGCGGACAAACATGACAATCGAGCTGAAATGTCAAACGCATCAATCGATTTCGTTAAAAAAACACATACTATTTCTAGGTTCTCCACATATCTTGACAATTTCTTGCGCGATGCCAGCCGTTAACCTTTGCCTTAATTGACCTCACCTAAAACTAACGCAACCATTCCGCACAAAGAAACACTCACCATAAACGAAAGCACTCACAAAAGCTCAGAAATACACTTGAAAAATCTTAAACAATAATGGCAATCTAAAATCATGAGCAGCACCTTAACGCTATATTTTTATCTAATCGTTAGCTGGTTCTTAGCAATATTTTTGCATAACAAAAAATCCATCACCCAAAATACCGGCACCTTAAATTTATACAAGCTTATTTTTTTTACCGTACCACCACTGATCGTTGGCTTCTTCTTTGCTGCACTACGCCCCTTCAACGCAGGTGGAGATACAATTTCGTACATCTCTGCCTTTTCTCGCATTTCATCTCCCTTTACAGCGGCAGAAAATGCAAGCTATGGAACTGAACTTCTGTTCTGGCCAACCCAGGCAGTCATAAAATTTTTCTTTGACGCGCGCGGCTGGCTTGTCGCAAATTATCTGATTGTTGCTTTTCTGGCTTTTTTTGCCTATAGAAAAATCACGCAAAACACAAAAATATCTCCTTTATTATTTTCCTTAGTGTTCATGACGTTTTTTGCCGTTTACACCGGTAACGCCATGCGCCAGGTATACTCCATCCCATTAGGGCTAATTGCATTTCATTACTGCTATAATAAAGACCATCTCAAGTTTTTGATTTTTTCTGCCCTAGCAATTTTCTTTCACTGGTCTGCTGCAATAGTGCTGTTCAGCCCTGTATTCACAAGAATACCAAACAACATAAAATTCTATATAGGCATACCCATTGCCGCACTCGTCTGCTCATCACTCATCGAGCAAGTCACCGATCTTGTAATAAGCCTCTCTGGCTTTGACTGGCTGATTGCCAAGGCGAATCTTTACTTTAAAGG is drawn from Pseudomonas cavernae and contains these coding sequences:
- a CDS encoding EpsG family protein, with product MSSTLTLYFYLIVSWFLAIFLHNKKSITQNTGTLNLYKLIFFTVPPLIVGFFFAALRPFNAGGDTISYISAFSRISSPFTAAENASYGTELLFWPTQAVIKFFFDARGWLVANYLIVAFLAFFAYRKITQNTKISPLLFSLVFMTFFAVYTGNAMRQVYSIPLGLIAFHYCYNKDHLKFLIFSALAIFFHWSAAIVLFSPVFTRIPNNIKFYIGIPIAALVCSSLIEQVTDLVISLSGFDWLIAKANLYFKGGRVSHIEAAWKTMNFWLCIAIYLSLIITKAVTTKAYQETTKYSLMFISLMLFSVNNPDVSERYMVWFVFIIPISVAIILSRFKIAIPVNNAIYAILFSLMAVLVFTRASAMETLGIA
- a CDS encoding DegT/DnrJ/EryC1/StrS family aminotransferase: MIEFIDLQTQQARIKDKIDAGIQRVLAHGQYILGPEVAELEERLAAFVGAKYCITCANGTDALQIAQMALGIGPGDEVITPGFTYIATAETVALLGAKPVYVDIDPRTYNLDPQLLEAAITPRTKAIIPVSLYGQCADFDAINVIAARHGIPVIEDAAQSFGATYKGKRSCNLTTIACTSFFPSKPLGCYGDGGAMFTNDDELAVVLRQIARHGQDRRYHHIRVGVNSRLDTLQAAILLPKLEIFEEEIALRQQVAARYNELLATCESGGPAANALSPIIATPWVEPHNTSVYAQYTLRVTDRAAVQAKLKEAGIPTAVHYPIPLNKQPAVADSAARLPVGDDVAEQVVSLPMHPYMTADIINNVTDAVADQK
- a CDS encoding lipopolysaccharide biosynthesis protein — protein: MSLKAKFQQTTQNGFIRSVSVLVSGTAFAQALMVLVLPILTRLYTPEDFSVLAVYAALLGIISVAACLRLDVAIPMPQKDEDAANLFALALSFTIITASITTLVVLFLSTEFMVEVGLEALLPYIWMLPAGILFAGSYSSLQFWATRKKAFPFVAKTRMTQATAAATSQVGLGWFGLTPFGLLFGQMLSSGSGVLGLGKRMWMEDRSVLRAISIAEMRHLLHEYRRFPQYSTFESLANSAAIQLPVIIIASLAIGPEAGFLMLAMRVMQAPMGLIGGAIAQVYLSRAPEEFRKGNLGPFTATIFGGLLKTGVGPLVFAGIVAPDVFALIFGEEWRRAGVLVMWMTPWFIMQFLSSPISMALHVTNNQRTALYLQAFGLALRVGFVFAAAEFSRSNISEVYAVSGLIFYCAYIVFIIRSIKCSLSDCLKESKSGIPYVLAWVAFGLLASFIFEVINFP
- a CDS encoding glycosyltransferase, which encodes MSNTALFINYCGIPGGAERRFARTFLAIQGKNKNVFLIINKHGREALEKKGITLGKKNILQTDSTKEKKEKILDKILTLASTWLIIKKNKIHHVHYPVDPSIYTFAHSFLVRILNVSYSLSIVDSSRVSKNDLSFLQKIIWKRSIKKASRLDILSDGIHANITKIFGKLPSWEISPCSFTDYSKSHKGSTRRDFNFVMMSRFTQGKGYELLFDALEYIKKNRPLDINKIGKIGLFGDGPLNTYIAKRVQDNKEFKIQISYTDNPFEVFSKSNFFLSLQKSENYPSQSILEAMSCGAIVIATDVGETYKIVPDGIGYRVNPTPKSLALTMIDFADKHDNRAEMSNASIDFVKKTHTISRFSTYLDNFLRDASR
- the wbpD gene encoding UDP-2-acetamido-3-amino-2,3-dideoxy-D-glucuronate N-acetyltransferase, which gives rise to MSHYQHPSAIVDDGAQIGEDSRVWHFVHVCGGARIGKGVSLGQNVFVGNKVMIGDNCKVQNNVSVYDNVTLEDGVFCGPSMVFTNVYNPRSLIERKDQYRDTLVKKGATLGANCTIVCGVTIGEYAFVGAGAVVNKDVPAHALMVGVPARQIGWMSEFGEQLELPRQGQGEVTCQHTGARYVLSGNTLSKVEA